Proteins from a single region of Belliella baltica DSM 15883:
- the fmt gene encoding methionyl-tRNA formyltransferase: MKKDLRIIYMGTPEFAVPSLELLNKNGWNVVAVITAPDKPKGRGQKMIPSPVKESAVKLNIPVLQPTNLKSPEFLKELAGFKADIQVVVAFRMLPEAVWNMPPRGTFNLHASLLPNYRGAAPINWAIINGEKETGVTTFFLKHEIDTGSIIFQEKEAILEDDNIGTLYEKLMKKGSLLVLKTIEAVAEGDITPLPQDESLAKHHAPKIYKETCQIDWEKSAFDIHNLVRGLSPYPAAWTILNEKNCKIFKTKINKESLPNLNPGAFKTDGKSQLTFKCGEDAIDILELQIEGKKRMAIDDFLRGNKFD; this comes from the coding sequence ATGAAAAAAGACCTAAGAATCATATATATGGGAACTCCTGAGTTTGCAGTCCCCTCTTTGGAGTTATTAAATAAAAATGGTTGGAATGTTGTAGCAGTGATAACTGCACCAGACAAACCCAAAGGAAGAGGTCAAAAAATGATCCCTTCTCCTGTCAAAGAATCCGCTGTGAAACTCAATATCCCGGTTTTACAACCTACTAATCTCAAATCTCCTGAATTTTTAAAAGAACTAGCAGGTTTTAAAGCAGATATTCAGGTTGTGGTTGCATTTAGGATGTTACCTGAAGCTGTTTGGAATATGCCGCCACGAGGGACTTTTAATCTTCATGCATCTCTTCTACCCAATTACCGAGGAGCCGCCCCTATCAATTGGGCAATTATCAACGGTGAAAAAGAAACTGGTGTGACGACATTTTTTCTAAAACATGAAATTGATACTGGAAGCATTATTTTTCAAGAAAAGGAAGCTATTCTTGAGGATGATAATATTGGAACTTTGTACGAAAAATTAATGAAAAAAGGATCCTTATTGGTTCTCAAAACCATCGAAGCAGTAGCAGAAGGAGACATCACACCGCTTCCTCAAGATGAAAGCCTAGCCAAACATCACGCTCCCAAAATTTATAAAGAGACCTGTCAAATAGACTGGGAAAAATCCGCATTTGATATTCACAATTTGGTAAGAGGTTTATCTCCCTATCCAGCTGCTTGGACTATTTTAAATGAAAAAAATTGTAAAATTTTCAAAACTAAAATAAACAAAGAAAGCCTCCCTAATCTCAATCCTGGAGCATTCAAAACAGACGGAAAGTCACAACTAACATTCAAATGCGGGGAGGATGCAATAGACATTTTAGAACTGCAAATTGAAGGCAAAAAAAGAATGGCGATAGATGACTTCCTAAGAGGCAATAAGTTTGACTAA
- a CDS encoding DUF4412 domain-containing protein, translating into MKNLIRLLLFIFIIALSFESKAQLGNRLKQAASKGLGNALEKRVEKEAEKIAQRQLEKAFQDIYGPEMPSGGGFDMNKILEGISMDVETASEYRFQGYSNMLIKSTDENGKTQDPFQMKTFFDQDGKTVAMEFENRDKNSSGKTILIYDLERNASIFLLDANGEKSSMAYAYDFTKMTENGDFEDWEKDLENENFELKKTGNKKIIHGYGCEEYVADSEDGIATYWITDKPIEGSAAFWGQSNPLINFSNYQSKSMENIPNGHMMEMYFESKLDQSKSEITITEINDTSKITFDIQEYPNILKSKQ; encoded by the coding sequence ATGAAGAATTTAATAAGACTTTTGCTCTTTATTTTTATCATTGCTTTATCGTTTGAATCAAAGGCACAACTTGGAAATAGGCTTAAGCAAGCAGCCTCCAAAGGGCTTGGAAACGCACTAGAAAAAAGAGTAGAAAAAGAAGCAGAGAAAATCGCTCAAAGGCAACTAGAGAAAGCTTTTCAAGACATATACGGTCCTGAAATGCCATCGGGAGGGGGCTTTGATATGAATAAAATCCTTGAAGGCATTTCTATGGATGTAGAGACTGCATCAGAATATAGATTTCAGGGATATTCCAATATGCTTATCAAGAGTACCGATGAAAATGGCAAAACTCAAGATCCATTTCAAATGAAAACTTTTTTTGATCAGGACGGAAAAACTGTAGCTATGGAATTTGAGAACCGTGATAAAAACAGTTCAGGCAAAACAATCCTAATTTATGATTTGGAAAGAAATGCTTCAATTTTTCTTTTGGATGCTAATGGTGAAAAAAGCAGCATGGCATATGCATACGATTTCACAAAAATGACTGAAAATGGGGATTTTGAAGATTGGGAAAAAGACTTAGAAAATGAAAATTTTGAACTTAAAAAAACAGGAAATAAAAAAATCATTCATGGTTACGGGTGTGAGGAATATGTCGCTGATTCTGAGGATGGGATTGCTACATATTGGATTACAGACAAACCAATCGAAGGAAGTGCAGCTTTTTGGGGTCAGAGTAATCCACTAATCAACTTCTCAAACTATCAATCAAAATCGATGGAAAATATTCCTAATGGTCACATGATGGAAATGTATTTTGAGAGCAAATTAGATCAATCAAAATCAGAAATCACAATCACTGAAATCAACGATACTTCCAAAATCACATTTGACATTCAGGAATATCCAAACATCTTAAAATCAAAGCAATAA
- a CDS encoding dihydrofolate reductase — translation MKISLIVAKAHNNVIGKDNQLIWRLHSDLKLFKKITTGHHIIMGRKTYESMGKPLPNRTSIVITRNKNFEVPEGHHVVHSLDEAIRLCISKNLDQIYIIGGAQIYSESIPLCDEMLITEVDANPEGDAFFPEFSLLEWRKEQSEQFSKDDKNEFNFEFVTYKRVKS, via the coding sequence TTGAAAATATCATTAATAGTTGCCAAGGCACATAATAATGTTATCGGGAAAGACAATCAGTTGATATGGAGACTTCATTCTGACTTGAAACTTTTCAAAAAAATAACAACAGGTCATCACATCATTATGGGTAGAAAAACCTATGAATCTATGGGGAAACCTTTACCTAACAGAACTTCAATAGTCATCACAAGAAACAAAAATTTTGAGGTACCCGAAGGTCATCATGTCGTTCACTCTTTAGATGAAGCAATAAGACTTTGCATAAGCAAAAACCTAGATCAGATTTATATCATAGGTGGTGCACAAATTTACAGTGAATCCATTCCCTTGTGTGATGAAATGTTGATCACAGAAGTAGATGCAAATCCAGAAGGAGATGCTTTTTTTCCTGAATTCAGTCTTTTGGAGTGGAGAAAAGAACAAAGTGAGCAATTTTCCAAAGATGATAAAAATGAATTTAACTTTGAATTTGTAACTTATAAAAGAGTTAAATCATGA
- a CDS encoding SDR family oxidoreductase — MKNQVVWITGASSGIGEALVYEYANKDYKVIISSRKKEALESVKGRAKNPNDIFVLPLDLEQNENFNVLVEQAISAFGHIDLLINNGGISQRSLAADTSLEVDRKIMEINYFGTIALSKTLLPHFISRQKGQFAVISSLVGKFGSPYRSSYAGAKHALHGFFDSLRAENFKKNIRVTMICPGFIKTNVSINALTGDGTPLNEMDDAQNKGMSPESCAKAIRKGIEKHKEEILVGGKETYAVYLKRFFPSLFSKLIRKAKVR, encoded by the coding sequence ATGAAGAATCAAGTAGTATGGATTACAGGCGCATCCTCTGGAATCGGAGAGGCTTTGGTTTATGAATACGCAAATAAAGATTATAAAGTGATCATCTCTTCTAGAAAAAAAGAGGCCTTAGAAAGTGTAAAAGGAAGAGCTAAAAACCCGAATGATATTTTTGTTTTGCCTTTAGATCTGGAGCAAAATGAAAATTTCAATGTTCTAGTTGAGCAAGCCATCTCAGCATTTGGTCATATTGATTTGTTAATTAACAATGGCGGAATCAGCCAAAGATCCCTAGCAGCAGATACGAGTTTAGAGGTTGATCGTAAAATCATGGAAATCAATTACTTTGGTACTATTGCTTTGAGTAAAACCTTGCTGCCCCATTTTATTTCTCGACAAAAAGGGCAATTTGCTGTAATCAGCAGTTTAGTTGGGAAATTTGGTTCTCCATATAGATCCTCTTACGCTGGCGCAAAACATGCCCTTCACGGTTTTTTTGATTCCCTCCGAGCCGAGAATTTCAAAAAAAACATTAGAGTTACAATGATTTGTCCAGGGTTCATCAAAACAAATGTCTCTATCAATGCTTTGACGGGGGATGGCACTCCATTGAATGAAATGGATGATGCCCAAAACAAGGGAATGTCACCCGAATCCTGCGCAAAAGCAATCAGAAAGGGAATTGAGAAACATAAAGAAGAAATCCTAGTTGGGGGTAAAGAGACCTATGCTGTCTATTTAAAACGGTTCTTCCCTAGCCTTTTCTCGAAATTGATCCGAAAAGCGAAAGTAAGATAA
- a CDS encoding competence/damage-inducible protein A, with the protein MTKYKEIKAEILAIGDELLYGQIADTNSHWISQELDKIGVRVIRRTTIGDNKTSMMAAFADAEKRADIVLMTGGLGPTNDDLTKPLLAEYFNCDIQLVPEALEAVRTFFEKRGRELTDLNRLQAHLPTKCTYVPNEVGTAPGMWFEENDTVWMSMPGVPHEMKKLMTDFVIPKIKETFPLPIIYHKVIKTVGIGESWLADLISDWENNLPENIKLAYLPSLGQVKLRLTAFGDDYDELQAAVETQIDKVKPKIDKYIFGYNKETLEEAIGRLLKQADKKVALAESCSGGFISHLITSIPGSSKYFQGALIPYHNEFKNKILHVDLETLKIFGAVSEQTVIQMSEQIRKKFDADFGIASSGIAGPDGGWAEKPVGTVWIACAMEGKTITKKLQLTQDRLLNIQLTAVAALNMLRLCIIGKTE; encoded by the coding sequence ATGACCAAGTATAAAGAAATAAAAGCAGAGATTTTGGCTATCGGAGATGAATTGCTTTATGGACAAATAGCCGATACAAATAGTCATTGGATTAGCCAAGAGTTAGATAAAATAGGAGTAAGAGTAATAAGAAGAACAACAATTGGGGATAATAAAACGTCTATGATGGCTGCTTTTGCGGATGCAGAAAAGCGCGCAGATATCGTATTGATGACAGGTGGACTTGGCCCTACAAATGACGATTTGACCAAACCGCTTTTAGCCGAATATTTTAATTGTGACATTCAACTCGTACCAGAAGCTTTAGAAGCTGTGCGGACTTTTTTCGAAAAAAGAGGCAGAGAATTGACGGATTTGAATAGACTTCAAGCACATCTTCCAACAAAATGCACCTACGTCCCTAATGAAGTAGGCACCGCTCCTGGAATGTGGTTTGAAGAAAATGACACTGTATGGATGTCAATGCCAGGCGTACCACATGAAATGAAGAAGCTGATGACAGACTTTGTCATTCCCAAAATCAAAGAGACATTTCCACTCCCCATCATCTATCATAAGGTAATCAAAACGGTAGGAATTGGCGAAAGTTGGCTAGCAGATTTGATCAGTGATTGGGAAAATAACTTACCAGAAAACATCAAATTGGCTTATTTACCATCTTTGGGACAAGTAAAGCTGAGGCTTACTGCCTTTGGAGATGATTATGATGAACTCCAAGCAGCTGTTGAGACTCAAATTGATAAGGTAAAACCTAAGATTGATAAATACATCTTTGGTTACAATAAAGAAACACTTGAGGAAGCGATAGGTAGGCTCCTTAAGCAAGCTGACAAAAAAGTAGCTTTAGCGGAAAGTTGTTCTGGAGGATTTATATCCCATCTAATTACGAGCATACCAGGAAGTAGCAAATATTTCCAAGGGGCATTAATACCTTATCATAATGAATTCAAAAATAAGATTTTGCATGTGGATCTAGAAACTTTAAAAATCTTTGGAGCTGTAAGTGAACAAACAGTCATTCAAATGTCTGAGCAAATCAGAAAGAAATTTGATGCTGATTTTGGGATAGCAAGTAGTGGAATAGCAGGTCCTGATGGAGGTTGGGCAGAAAAACCAGTAGGAACAGTTTGGATAGCCTGTGCCATGGAGGGAAAAACAATTACAAAAAAACTCCAGCTAACTCAAGACCGTCTTCTAAATATTCAACTGACAGCAGTAGCAGCACTCAATATGCTCAGATTATGCATTATTGGAAAAACAGAATAA
- a CDS encoding dihydrolipoamide acetyltransferase family protein produces MATVEMIMPKMGESIIEGTILTWLKKEGDTIEQDESVLEVATDKVDTEVPATQGGILKQILVKEGDVVAVGAPIAIIETEGEVSNEQSKSPAKEESSPKEALIAAAPAQTATLVSENSKNEPVSGDDRFYSPLVQSIAKEENISKSELSSISGTGKDGRVTKNDILGYIKNRNQPKPTDSISNAKPSASAPMPKAEVSISASDEIIEMDRMRKMIAQRMLDSKRISPHVTSFVEADVTNIVLWRNKVKDAYKKKEGEALTFTPFFVQAVARAIRDFPMINISVDGDKIIKKKDINIGIAVALPSGNLIVPNIKNADQFNLTGLSKKVNDLALRARNNKLSPDELGGGTYTISNVGSFGNVMGTPIIMQPQVAILAVGAITKKPAVVETPTGDVIAIRHKMFLSHSYDHRVVDGSLGGMFVKRVADYLEEFNLDTEL; encoded by the coding sequence ATGGCAACTGTAGAAATGATAATGCCCAAAATGGGTGAAAGCATTATAGAGGGAACCATCCTAACTTGGCTTAAAAAAGAAGGTGATACAATAGAGCAAGATGAATCTGTTCTAGAAGTTGCTACAGATAAAGTTGACACGGAAGTTCCTGCTACCCAAGGTGGGATTTTAAAACAAATTTTGGTAAAAGAAGGAGATGTAGTGGCTGTAGGCGCACCAATTGCAATCATCGAAACTGAAGGTGAGGTCTCCAACGAACAAAGTAAAAGTCCAGCAAAAGAAGAATCTTCTCCAAAAGAAGCATTGATTGCTGCCGCTCCAGCTCAAACTGCCACTCTTGTATCAGAAAATTCAAAAAATGAACCTGTGTCAGGTGATGATAGATTCTACTCGCCTCTGGTTCAGAGTATTGCCAAAGAAGAGAATATTTCAAAATCAGAGCTTTCTTCTATATCAGGAACAGGTAAGGATGGGAGAGTTACTAAAAATGATATTCTAGGATATATTAAAAATAGAAATCAGCCTAAACCAACGGATTCCATTTCCAACGCAAAACCTTCTGCAAGCGCACCAATGCCGAAAGCAGAGGTGAGTATCTCTGCAAGTGATGAAATCATAGAAATGGACAGAATGCGTAAGATGATTGCGCAAAGAATGTTAGATTCTAAAAGAATTTCACCTCATGTGACTTCATTTGTTGAAGCAGATGTGACTAATATTGTGCTTTGGAGAAATAAGGTAAAAGATGCCTATAAGAAAAAGGAAGGTGAAGCATTAACATTTACTCCGTTTTTTGTTCAAGCTGTTGCAAGAGCGATCAGAGATTTTCCAATGATTAATATTTCTGTGGACGGAGACAAAATTATCAAGAAAAAAGACATCAATATTGGCATTGCTGTAGCCTTACCAAGTGGCAATTTGATTGTCCCAAATATTAAAAATGCTGATCAATTTAACTTAACTGGACTTTCCAAAAAAGTTAATGATTTGGCTTTGAGAGCAAGAAATAACAAGCTTTCACCTGATGAACTTGGTGGTGGAACTTATACAATTTCGAATGTAGGTTCTTTTGGAAATGTGATGGGAACACCAATTATCATGCAACCACAAGTTGCAATACTTGCAGTTGGGGCAATTACGAAAAAACCCGCTGTCGTAGAAACACCAACGGGAGACGTAATTGCAATTAGGCACAAAATGTTCCTTTCTCATTCTTATGACCATCGTGTCGTGGATGGCTCACTTGGAGGAATGTTTGTCAAAAGAGTAGCTGATTATCTCGAAGAGTTTAATTTAGATACAGAATTATAA
- a CDS encoding hybrid sensor histidine kinase/response regulator, which produces MIEFDSKFSKSYSTAYRWFVVTGVVVVMLIFFLAFNFFNALTDNQLDARQQFLNKQVELVAKEIQNRFETTYEDLIFFVNNLEPWTYERGNNEEIAFEMRARRIFNNHRNILDTLIVAFPNKTVSFHFDERNNFIKSILNPNESIATESQNKIKFENPSKAVEIHGIFNLDRFLGDELGNYYLGLSSEKLLYKNGEIFGLYEYLPRSGYRILSTTMEELDKDIKNGLRGGYQGFLVNEIESKQFEAIIFQYPFNLYPLEDTLSVVFIQDKRIATAGIYSTYFYLLIGLMFLLLVVILILYRFIKNARISNEILKENSEKIEGLFRQQSLLLQESKGFIYFQDADRKMISVSDEVKDVLGYESEDFKANFHKFISKEDLKKLNNVITESIDNKNDNFSLEFDFLHKNGEWLRVRVFEKLFFDDLGQFTGNVGICTDSNERYLSEQELLRSNNRLISVLKSLPDIIFIYSNEGVFLDYFVQDDSMLISPAKESMGKSINEVLPEPLSEEIMNGFEKARTSGKLVTIEFEALSKSGKKFFETRLFKLDEERMISIARDITGQKLWEKGLQEAMESAELSNKAKSEFLANMSHEIRTPMNGLLGIIGLMEKTQLSKDQKEFLQVIKDSGQSLSVIINDILDYSKIEAGMMKLEGSVFHFKNEIEKILKIFSALIQEKNIKLKYQFGPLIPEYLELDKEKLGQILFNLIGNAIKFTPNDGEISLQMSGELFLESNIILNFSISDSGIGIPEDKISSLIEPFVQVDGSATREYRGTGLGLAISNKLIELMGGELRIESKENKGSTFSFNVFGKIWKEEEQILDVTSSKEEEDFNWEQMADSFPMEILLVEDNETNLKFMKMLMKELGYEVVIAFNGLEAVNFVKERDFDLIFMDIQMPKMNGLEATKIIKDLERKKNIPIVGLSANAFQGDINEALAVGMDAYLAKPVQVKDIALIIKKHFDIKVKKEIN; this is translated from the coding sequence ATGATTGAATTTGATTCAAAATTTTCGAAAAGTTACTCCACAGCCTATCGATGGTTTGTCGTAACTGGTGTTGTCGTAGTAATGTTAATTTTCTTTTTAGCATTTAATTTTTTTAATGCTTTGACAGATAATCAACTAGACGCGAGGCAACAATTTTTAAATAAGCAAGTAGAACTCGTCGCAAAAGAAATTCAAAATAGGTTCGAGACGACCTATGAGGATTTGATATTTTTTGTCAATAACCTCGAACCTTGGACTTACGAAAGAGGAAATAATGAAGAGATAGCTTTTGAAATGAGGGCAAGGAGGATTTTTAATAATCATAGAAATATCTTAGATACATTAATAGTAGCTTTCCCAAATAAGACTGTATCCTTTCATTTTGATGAAAGGAACAATTTTATCAAATCGATTTTGAATCCAAATGAATCTATAGCTACGGAAAGTCAAAACAAAATAAAATTCGAAAATCCTTCGAAGGCCGTTGAGATTCATGGGATTTTTAATTTAGACAGATTTTTGGGAGATGAATTAGGGAATTATTATTTAGGACTTTCCAGTGAAAAACTCTTGTATAAAAATGGGGAGATTTTTGGTCTTTATGAATACCTTCCTAGAAGTGGATATAGGATTTTGTCCACCACAATGGAGGAACTCGATAAAGATATAAAAAATGGTCTTAGAGGAGGTTATCAGGGTTTTTTAGTCAATGAAATTGAGAGCAAACAATTCGAGGCTATTATTTTCCAATATCCTTTTAATTTATATCCTCTTGAGGATACTTTATCGGTAGTTTTTATTCAGGACAAACGCATTGCAACAGCGGGAATATATAGCACATACTTTTACCTTTTGATTGGTTTGATGTTTTTGTTGCTTGTTGTGATTTTGATTTTGTACCGGTTTATAAAAAATGCTAGAATTTCAAATGAGATTTTAAAAGAAAATTCAGAGAAGATTGAAGGCTTATTTAGACAGCAGAGTTTATTGCTTCAAGAATCCAAAGGATTTATATATTTTCAGGATGCTGATAGAAAGATGATTAGTGTCAGCGATGAAGTCAAAGATGTTTTAGGTTATGAATCAGAAGATTTTAAGGCTAATTTTCATAAGTTTATTTCTAAGGAAGATTTAAAAAAGCTCAATAATGTCATCACTGAATCCATAGATAATAAGAATGACAACTTTTCATTGGAGTTTGATTTCTTGCATAAAAATGGAGAATGGTTGAGGGTTAGAGTGTTTGAAAAATTGTTTTTTGATGATTTAGGCCAATTTACAGGAAACGTCGGGATATGTACGGATAGTAATGAGCGATATTTATCAGAGCAAGAACTGCTAAGGAGTAACAATAGACTTATTTCAGTTTTGAAAAGTTTGCCTGATATCATTTTTATTTATAGCAATGAAGGTGTCTTTTTGGATTATTTCGTACAGGATGATTCGATGTTGATTAGTCCTGCAAAAGAGTCTATGGGGAAATCAATAAATGAAGTTTTACCAGAGCCATTGAGTGAGGAAATCATGAATGGTTTTGAAAAGGCACGCACTTCGGGCAAGCTTGTGACTATTGAATTTGAAGCTTTGTCCAAATCGGGTAAAAAATTCTTTGAGACAAGACTTTTTAAGTTAGACGAAGAGCGAATGATATCAATCGCACGAGATATTACTGGCCAAAAACTTTGGGAAAAAGGACTTCAAGAAGCAATGGAGTCTGCTGAACTTTCCAATAAAGCTAAATCAGAATTTTTGGCAAATATGAGTCACGAAATAAGAACACCCATGAATGGTCTATTGGGGATTATTGGTTTGATGGAAAAGACTCAGTTAAGTAAAGATCAGAAAGAATTTTTGCAAGTCATTAAAGATTCCGGGCAATCCTTATCTGTAATAATAAACGACATTTTAGATTATTCTAAGATTGAAGCTGGGATGATGAAGCTTGAAGGATCAGTGTTTCATTTTAAGAATGAAATTGAAAAAATTCTCAAGATTTTTTCCGCACTGATTCAGGAAAAAAACATCAAACTGAAATATCAATTTGGACCTTTGATCCCAGAATATCTTGAGCTAGACAAAGAAAAACTAGGCCAAATCCTGTTTAATTTAATAGGCAACGCAATCAAGTTCACTCCAAATGATGGAGAAATCTCTCTACAAATGAGTGGAGAGTTGTTCTTAGAAAGTAATATAATCTTAAATTTCTCAATTTCAGATTCTGGCATTGGGATTCCTGAAGATAAAATCAGTTCATTGATTGAGCCATTTGTACAAGTTGATGGAAGTGCGACACGAGAGTATAGAGGTACTGGATTGGGTTTGGCAATTTCTAACAAGCTCATAGAGTTAATGGGAGGGGAGTTGCGAATTGAAAGTAAAGAAAATAAAGGCTCAACTTTTTCTTTTAATGTTTTTGGGAAAATCTGGAAAGAGGAAGAGCAGATATTAGATGTGACAAGTTCAAAAGAGGAGGAGGATTTTAACTGGGAGCAGATGGCCGATTCTTTTCCTATGGAAATTTTATTAGTTGAGGATAACGAGACTAATCTGAAATTTATGAAAATGCTGATGAAAGAGTTAGGCTATGAGGTTGTAATTGCATTTAATGGTTTAGAAGCTGTGAATTTTGTAAAAGAGAGAGATTTTGATTTGATATTTATGGATATTCAAATGCCAAAAATGAATGGTCTTGAAGCAACTAAAATCATCAAGGATTTGGAAAGGAAAAAGAATATTCCTATAGTAGGATTGTCTGCTAACGCATTTCAGGGAGATATCAATGAAGCACTTGCGGTTGGTATGGATGCATATCTTGCCAAACCTGTTCAGGTTAAAGATATTGCATTGATTATAAAAAAACATTTTGATATAAAAGTTAAAAAGGAGATCAATTGA
- a CDS encoding PDC sensor domain-containing protein: protein MKRFCFLPFFILIFTFSCTSKVDKFSEGITMEIETFISLIEYDFEILENEIEKIEVNIIELFENKEEILAKADKSKYKIEGAFANTAPNADPKLSTLYFPTTGKDKKAVEELIFLTNPLDDIFREVIKDNEVITQVYFNSAVQLNRLYPPYDARTMLSSDLDVTSYNFYYKADEKNNPKKELVWIEEIYIDPVGKGWVLSLLNPIYFEDQLKMVLAFDISINSILENYLSKTSRQLVIIDQTGTVVAGHPRAIEALSLPPLKNHTYLQTITLDSFRPEEYNLFKSKSKEVRKMISNLLLAGADTYLLKEGLDNFEVNAYPMKRLNWLVLDVAIK from the coding sequence ATGAAGCGTTTTTGTTTTCTGCCTTTTTTTATTTTGATTTTCACATTTTCATGTACTTCAAAAGTTGATAAGTTTTCCGAAGGAATTACAATGGAAATTGAGACTTTTATTTCATTGATAGAGTACGACTTTGAAATATTAGAAAATGAAATCGAGAAAATTGAAGTAAATATCATTGAACTTTTTGAGAATAAAGAGGAGATTTTAGCAAAAGCTGACAAGTCAAAGTATAAAATTGAAGGAGCTTTTGCGAATACTGCACCAAATGCAGACCCTAAGTTGAGTACATTATATTTTCCGACTACAGGAAAGGATAAAAAAGCAGTAGAGGAGCTGATTTTTTTAACCAATCCTTTAGATGATATTTTTAGAGAGGTGATCAAAGACAACGAGGTTATTACTCAAGTTTATTTCAATAGTGCAGTACAGCTGAATAGATTATATCCTCCTTACGATGCAAGGACGATGCTGAGTTCGGATCTTGATGTGACCTCTTATAATTTTTATTATAAGGCAGACGAGAAAAATAATCCAAAAAAAGAACTTGTCTGGATAGAGGAAATTTATATTGATCCTGTTGGCAAAGGATGGGTGCTTTCATTACTTAATCCGATTTACTTTGAAGATCAATTAAAAATGGTTTTGGCTTTTGATATCTCAATCAATTCCATTCTAGAAAATTATCTTTCAAAAACTAGTAGGCAATTGGTGATTATTGACCAAACAGGAACCGTTGTAGCTGGTCATCCAAGGGCTATTGAAGCACTATCATTGCCTCCACTTAAAAATCACACCTACTTACAAACCATCACGCTCGATAGCTTTAGACCAGAAGAGTATAATCTTTTCAAAAGCAAAAGTAAAGAAGTCAGAAAAATGATTTCTAATCTACTTCTTGCTGGAGCTGATACTTATTTGTTGAAAGAAGGTTTAGATAATTTTGAAGTAAATGCATATCCAATGAAAAGGTTGAATTGGTTGGTATTAGACGTAGCTATCAAATGA
- a CDS encoding OsmC family protein has translation MSKRNVTVRMKADYEYEAVNQQGNVVQIDMYDAPNKKAQSPMDLLLSALAGCGSVDAVGMMKKKRKTIVDFYVEAEGDRYDGIPAYYKSIHLKFVLVSPDATEEEFKKVVALSVEKYCSVASSLKSEITFSAEVLRP, from the coding sequence ATGAGCAAAAGAAACGTAACTGTCCGAATGAAAGCGGACTATGAGTATGAAGCAGTAAATCAGCAGGGTAATGTGGTACAAATAGACATGTATGATGCTCCAAATAAAAAGGCTCAATCGCCTATGGACCTTTTGCTTTCTGCCTTGGCGGGTTGTGGATCAGTGGATGCAGTAGGCATGATGAAAAAAAAGAGGAAGACAATCGTTGATTTTTATGTAGAAGCCGAAGGTGATAGATATGATGGTATTCCAGCATACTACAAATCTATTCATTTGAAATTTGTCCTTGTTTCTCCTGATGCAACAGAGGAAGAATTCAAAAAAGTAGTTGCTTTGTCAGTGGAAAAATACTGTTCTGTAGCATCTTCTTTAAAATCAGAAATAACTTTTAGCGCTGAAGTTTTAAGACCATAA